In Nicotiana tabacum cultivar K326 chromosome 21, ASM71507v2, whole genome shotgun sequence, one DNA window encodes the following:
- the LOC142175152 gene encoding protein FAR1-RELATED SEQUENCE 5-like encodes MKKKFGIDISYHKACRAIQKVVACISGSPEENYQILPSYLHMMVCKNPGTYTSIKRDAQNRFAYMFFAPAASVAGWSYCGPVIVVDAMFLKFKYRGVLFVVVSKDANNQIFPLYFGVAESENNEAYIWFFEEMRKAIQVHRKLVFLSDRNQSIANGIRKVFPEAHYDLNQLMYQLKSIDKKTYNYIMEEPPERWARSWFPRRRYDMLTTNMVESMNFVLLKGREMPILGMLDFIQEKLGEWFYERRKKANETFHSVSIWEEEEMTKKMDLACKMFVSIFINFSFLYLLQ; translated from the exons atgaaaaagaaatttggaattgaCATTAGTTATCACAAGGCATGTCGTGCTATTCAAAAAGTTGTTGCTTGCATAAGTGGGTCACCTGAAGAGAACTACCAGATTCTTCCTTCATACCTACACATGATGGTGTGCAAAAACCCAGGAACGTACACAAGCATAAAAAGAGATGCGCAGAATAG ATTTGCTTACATGTTCTTTGCTCCTGCGGCATCAGTAGCTGGTTGGTCCTACTGTGGACCCGTTATTGTTGTAGATGCAATGTTTTTAAAGTTCAAATATCGTGGTGTTCTATTTGTTGTTGTATCAAAGGATGCAAACAATCAAATCTTTCCTCTATATTTTGGTGTAGCAGAATCAGAAAACAATGAGGCATACATTTGGTTCTTCGAGgaaatgagaaaagcaattcaagtccATCGTAAATTGGTTTTCTTGTCAGATAGAAACCAATCGATTGCAAATGGGATTAGAAAAGTTTTTCCTGAAGCTCACTATG ATCTTAATCAGTTAATGTACCAACTCAAAAGTATTGACAAGAAAACATACAATTACATAATGGAAGAGCCTCCAGAGAGATGGGCTCGATCGTGGTTCCCACGGCGACGTTATGATATGCTAACAACAAACATGGTAGAATCAATGAATTTCGTTTTACTAAAAGGAAGAGAAATGCCTATTTTAGGAATGTTAGATTTCATACAAGAAAAGTTAGGAGAGTGGTTTTACGAACGGAGAAAAAAGGCAAATGAAACTTTTCATAGTGTATCAATatgggaagaagaagagatgaCTAAGAAGATGGACTTGGCTTGTAAAATGTttgtgagtatatttattaaTTTCAGCTTTTTATATCTGTTGCAGTGA
- the LOC107766347 gene encoding uncharacterized protein LOC107766347, with translation MDEFNERMLKIEEVDLRVKSYLYDIGYHRWSIVHATVNRTFTMTSNIAESLNAVTKDARELPIFDLFEYMRTLLERWTKEKLSKAKGTFTYLGHKYNKELEDNSTLSQKLRVRASTDHIHTVLDGVKRYIVCLENKKCSCGQFQLDELPCAHALAALRHRNETYENYCSPYYTRKSLLLTYEMPVNPLPDEGKWEVPQHILDEVVKPPAGDKRQPGRPHKERYKTFDEIKSKKYKVSCGNCGGEGHNKRTCKNAPKKK, from the exons AtggatgaatttaatgaaaggatgTTGAAGATTGAAGAGGTAGACCTGCGTGTAAAGTCTTACCTATATGATATTGGCTATCATAGATGGTCAATAGTACATGCAACGGTAAATAGAACTTTTACTATGACGTCAAACATTGCCGAGTCGTTGAATGCTGTAACAAAAGATGCAAGAGAGCTTCCAATATTTGATCTATTTGAGTATATGAGGACTCTTCTTGAACGTTGGACAAAAGAAAAGTTATCGAAGGCAAAGGGTACTTTCACATACCTTGGTCACAAATACAACAAAGAATTGGAAGACAACAGTACATTATCTCAGAAACTAAGg gtgagggcttcaacaGATCATATACATACTGTGTTAGATGGTGTGAAGCGGTACATTGTGTGTCTAGAAAACAAGAAATGTAGCTGTGGACAATTCCAACTTGATGAACTTCCATGTGCGCATGCTTTGGCAGCATTAAGGCATAGGAATGAAACATACGAAAACTATTGCTCTCCGTATTACACAAGGAAGAGCCTTCTGCTTACCTATGAAATGCCAGTAAATCCTCTTCCCGATGAAGGCAAATGGGAAGTGCCACAACATATTTTGGATGAGGTAGTAAAGCCACCGGCGGGAGATAAAAGGCAGCCAGGGAGACCTCACAAGGAAAGATATAAAACATTTGATGAAATAAAGTCAAAGAAATACAAGGTGTCATGTGGTAATTGTGGAGgtgaagggcataacaaaagaaCTTGCAAGAATGCGCCGAAAAAGAAATGA